The Arachis hypogaea cultivar Tifrunner chromosome 19, arahy.Tifrunner.gnm2.J5K5, whole genome shotgun sequence genome has a window encoding:
- the LOC112776931 gene encoding uncharacterized protein, with product MGDHFVLLVDRLLTESTLEAALESQNRWMQAASSAVNDAQVDLSLMKTGLGDIKSPRKLVECRICHDEDEDSNMESPCFCCGSLKYAHRRCIQRWCNEKGDTTCEICHQQFKPGYTAPPPLFQFGRIPMSFRGNWEISRRDLNSTHLVSMVSTDQNLTNSNYDQYSASPTGSLICCCSVAVIFMVLLILRHTLPLLISENKDYSFPLFMLLLFRIAGIVLPIYFMVRAVTLIQRHRRQHRDHPNGLVTLSDDENEHTVLQPQPHVIRVL from the exons ATGGGGGATCACTTTGTGTTGCTGGTTGATCGGTTGCTTACTGAATCCACATTGGAAGCTGCTCTTGAAAGCCAAAATCGTTGGATGCAGGCTGCATCCTCAGCCGTGAATGATGCACAGGTTGATCTCTCTTTGATGAAGACGGGTCTAGGTGATATAAAATCTCCAAGGAAACTTGTAGAATGCAGGATATGtcatgatgaagatgaagattctAATATGGAGTCACCCTGCTTCTGTTGTGGTAGTTTGAAG TATGCCCACCGGAGATGCATACAACGATGGTGTAATGAGAAGGGTGACACCACCTGTGAGATATGTCATCAG CAATTCAAGCCTGGTTATACAGCTCCTCCTCCACTGTTTCAATTTGGACGTATTCCAATGAGTTTCAG GGGAAATTGGGAGATTTCAAGAAGAGACTTAAATAGTACTCACTTGGTCAGCATGGTTTCTACCGATCAGAATCTTACCAATTCCAACTATGACCAGTATTCAGCTTCCCCTACTGGAAGTTTGATATGCTGCTGTTCGGTCGCTGTCATT TTCATGGTTCTACTAATTTTAAGACACACTCTTCCCCTCCTAATCAGTGAGAATAAGGATTATTCTTTCCCCCTCTTTATG CTGCTATTGTTTCGGATTGCTGGAATCGTCCTGCCGATATACTTCATGGTCAGAGCAGTGACATTGATCCAGAGACATCGGCGACAACATCGA GATCATCCCAATGGCTTGGTCACACTATCTGATGATGAAAATGAGCACACGGTTTTGCAGCCTCAGCCTCATGTTATACGTGTACTGTGA